The genomic region AGCGTTTGACCGGCGGTTCCCGGGTTTCGAGCACGACACCCATGGAATCGAATGTGAGAAAGGCGAGTACAGGATGTACTGCCTCAAGGAGAACCTATGAGCGATACAGTAGCACCGGCGAGTCCGGTTGTCTCAAAAAAAGTCCTCGGGCTCTTTGCGCTTGCCATGATCAACGTGGCCGCAGTCCTGAGCATACGGAATTTTCCCTCCATGGCCATCTACGGGTGGCAGTGCATAGGGTGGTATATCATCGGGGCAGTCCTCTTCCTCATCCCCATCTCGCTTGCGGGTGCGGAACTTGCGACCGGATGGCCGCAGGGCGGCGGTGTCTATGCCTGGGTGAAGCAGGCTTTCGGGGAGAAAGGCGGGTTCACCGCCCTCTTCTGCGAATGGTCGAACAACCTGGTCTGGTTCCCGACCGTCCTCTCGTTCATTGCGTCCACGCTCGCTTTTGCCCTGACGCCGGCGCTTGCGAACAGCTCCTGGTACATGTTCTCCGTGATGATGATCGCCTTCTGGGGCACGACCATCATCGCATTCTTCGGTGAGGAAGTCTCCACGAAGTTCGGGAACGTGGGAGTTATCATCGGGAGCATCATCCCGTCAATCCTGATCATCCTGCTCGGGCTGTGGTGGATCGGGTCGGGCCAGACGCTCGTCATCCCGCATTTCACCCTCAGGGCGATCGTTCCCGACATCAACGCCTCGACCCTGCCGTTCTTTGCAACGATCATCCTGCTCTTTGCCGGCATGGAGATGGCCGGGTTCCACGCACTTGAGACCAAGAACCCACAGAAGGATTTCCCGAAAGCAATGGCCCTCTCGGCCGTGATCATCGTTGTCTGCACGGTCCTTGCAACGCTCGCAATTGCGGTCGTGATCCCGGCTGACCAGCTCAACCTCGCATCCGGGGTCATGCAGGCCATCCAGTACTTCTTCACGGCCGCTGGTATACCCTGGCTGGTTGCACCCATGGCAGTACTGATCACCCTCGGGGGAGTTGTCTCGCTCGCAGCCTGGCTGATTGGCCCGGCCAAGGGACTCGGCATCGTTGCCGAGGAAGGCAACATGCCACCCCTGTTCGACAACACCAACAAGTACGGGGCACCGGTTGCGGTCCTCATCATCCAGGCCCTGATCGGATCGGCCATCTCGCTCCTCTACGTATTCCTCCCGTCCGTCAACCAGGCCTACTGGATCCTCTCGGCAATGACGGTCGAGCTTCTCTGTATCGTGTACATTCTCGTCTTTGCGTCGGTTATCAAACTCCGGTATTCCCAGCCGGACACCCCGCGCCCCTTTCGGATCCCCGGAGGAATGCCGGGAGTATGGCTTGTCGGCGGGCTTGGTCTCTTCGGCACGGTCTTTGCTTTCTTTGTGGGCCTCATGCCGCCGTCATACTTCACAACGGGATGGATCACGTACGTCGGGGCAGTGCTGTTCGGGACCTTCATCCTTGCCGTGCCGCCTCTGGTATTCCTCAAACTCAAAAAACCCGGCTGGCTGAAAAGTGCCAGGCAGACGGAGGGAAAACAATGAACCTGTCGTATATCATCAAGAGCATCGGAGGGCGGGTATGAGCAAAATTACCGTGGAGCACGGCCTTGTCCTGTTCATCGTTATCATGTTCCTCATACCCTGCGCCCTCATCATCTATGCTTCCGAAGAAGCCGGTTATCACCAGGTGAGTGGGGAGCCGGTTGCAGAAGCGGCACAAATGAACAATATCACGGTCGTCAGTTCAAAGGATTCGCAGTGGAACCTGCCGGGCGCAACCGGCGGCAAGACGTACGTTCTTTCGGATAAAAATGGCAATACCTTGACGCTCGCAACCCAGGCATTCGACAGTGCGGAATCCCGCGATGCTGCGATCCGGTCGTACAATTCCCACCCGGTAGGACGTGGCAAACCGGTCACCGGTCTGATCGTTGTCGGGCAGCACGTGATCTATGCTTCTCCGGCAAACAGCCCGATCCTCAAAGAACTTGCCCCGGCGCTGAAAGGAAAAACCGTTGTTCAGCAGCAGGGAAAATAACTTTTTTTAATAATCCTTCAGAAAAATTAAATAAAACAGGTACTTTGCAACAAGTGTTGAGCGGAAATAGTGTCACGCTTCCGGGCCAGAAGAACCCCGTGAAAAACACAATTCCGGAATTTTCTCAAGAGCACGTGAACTCTTCTCGCAGTTGTTACAATCTTTTTTCCTGGATATAACCCCGGATCGCGGTCATGGTCGTGCTGTCGAGCATCACGGAGAGATCGAGGTCGACAACACAGACGGGGAAGGCGCCGAGAAGGGTGTGCTGCCGCACCTGGTAAATCCGGGACTCCAGCAGGGTTGTAATCTCGGACGGGTTCCTCATAGTATCATCAGACTTTTTTGCGCTCTCCTGGATCAGGCCCCGGAGCATGTTCTCCTTGTAATCGAGGAGTCGTCCTGCCATTAAGCGGCTGCTGAAGCCATGGATATACCGGATGACAAAATACTGGCTGATGGCAAGGATGACGATGAGGCCCACCAGATGCCCGAGAGCCTCGAGACCGGATTCGTCCAGGAAGGCTGCAACCGTCATCCCCGGAAGAAGGATGATCGTTGTCAGGATCAGGATCACCCCAAAGGCGAACCCGACCATGAACAGGGCCGAGATGAAGTATTGCGGAATGTTGAAGAGCGAGAGCCGGGTCTTCACCTCCTCGACATTCTTTACAAACGTTGAGGAGAACGGCTCAACTTTCCAGATCAGGAGATAGAAGAGGGCGATTGCAGCGCACTGGGAGATAACAACAACGGTACCCCAGAAGGAGACCCGTGCCAAGGTATAATCGATCAGGGCGAAGAGGATATCGATGGTGAAGATCATGCCGATCCCAAGGGAGAGCGACCGGCTGTTGATGAAAAATGCGTTCAGGAAGAGCCGGGTGAACCGCGTGGTCCCTCCCATGATGCCCATCTCTTGGAGCCAGGTCCGGGATTTCCTGATATCGCCCCGGTGGATCAGCGCGGACTCGCGGCTTGTCGGGATGAGGAGGGAGATGAAATAGAACATGTTGAGGTAGAAACTGGCAGCAATGAAAAGGGCAAAGTAATCCCACCGTACGAGGATAAAAATCGCGTTGACCAGGATACAGCAGAAGAGGATCAGACCGTGCAGTGTGCCAAACCGGGTCTCTGCGGCAATGAGCCTGCGGCTCTTCTGAACGGACGCAAGCTCTTCCTGGATCGCACGATTGAATGCGAGCATCTCCGGCTTGGCGGTCTCTTCTCCGGGTCCTGGCACAGGAATTCCTTCCGCTTTGTATTCTGGTTTGGTCCTGCTCATCCAATAGGGTTCCGGTTGCCCCAAAAAAACAGGATCAGGAGACACGGGGCATGAGAGATGCCCCGGGGTTCCTGTCCCCGTTCACCGGGTTTTTTCCGGATCCCGGCTCTCCGGGCCGGTCAGCTGGACGGTTGTTAAGGGGAACGGGATCTCGAGGCCGGCCTCCTCAAGGGCGGACTTGATCTTCGGGAGGAATTCGGTCTTTAAGGACAGATCGTCCTGGGTGTTGGCCCAGACCGACGGGACCCAGAACCGGCACTTGATCCGGATGCTGCAGGGATCGATATCGCTGACAAATACCTCGGGCACCGGATTTCTGAGAACAAACGTATGGCTCTCCAGGATCCCCCTGATGATACCGATGGCCCGGGAAGAATCGTCCTCGTACCGGATCCCGAACTCGTAAGAGTACCGGCGGGCAACATGGGCATGGAAGTTGGAGAGCGTGGTACTGTAGAGCATGTTGTTGGGGATCCGGACCAGGACTCCGGTCGGGGTCCGGATGATCACCGAGAGGAGATGGACGGCAACAACCGTTCCCGAGACATTGTTGACTTCGATAAAATCCCCGGGACCAAAGGTGTGCTCGTAGAGAAGGCCGACCCCGGCCGCAGCGTTCCCGACAACCGCCGAACTCGACATAGCGATAACGATGATACACCCAAGAACGATCAAGAAGACGATCGTCATGCTCAGATTGAAGAGGCCCGGCAGGGCAAGGGCAAGGGCGATGAAAACAATGAGGACCCGGACGATCGTTGACGCGAGTTCCAGCTGCTCTTTTTTCAGTTTGTGGCTGAGCCGCAGCTTCATGAAATGAGCAACGACAAGGCCGACAACATACGCGGCAGCGAGGAGGAGGAGGACAAAGACGAGGTCGCCCCAGGTGAAATCCGAAGTTATCGCTTCGGCATTCTGCGAAACCTCGCTTATCGTTGAATTGAAGTTCAAGAGGTCGCCAAGTATCATGTCACACCCGATTCCATGTAGAATCCCTGTTCGGGAATGATCGGCAGTTTGCGGCTGGAGTACAGGTCGATGCCCCGGTTCGGGCAGTCGGAAGGCGGTAGCGCTTCAAACGACGTGACCGCAATGGCCGAGGAGATTATCTCCATTGTCGCACTCATGCCCACGTGAGATCCATAGAACAGCTTCATGCCGTGGCATTCGAAGACTGCCCTGGATACCTCGACTGCACCGGCATAGCGGTTCCGTATCGCAAGGGTCATCACCCCCTCGCGATGCGGGTCGGTCGGTGGCGGCTCCTGGAAGATGTCGCTCTCGTAGTAGCGCGTGATGAGCCCGGTCACCGGCTTCCCATACAGGGAATACTTGGCAGCATTGAGGGAGAAGATATCGATGACCGAAGTATCGGTACCGGTCTGCAGGAAGACCCCGATCTCCACCGGGAACTTGAGGCTCACGGTCCTGGCTTCCCCGGGCTGCATGACGATCCGGGGAAAGACGATCTCGAGATGATGGGCGATCTCCTCGGGCAGATTGACCGGCTCGACAGGGCTTATGATGATGACCGCATCGGGCTTTATTGCAAGGATCGTCTCGATCCGGCTCTCCCCGCACCGGCGCTCGTACCGCGGCACCGGACCCGACCGGTCGATCGTAATGGCCAGATCCTTTTCCGCATAGGAGAGATCCCCGGCATGATATCCGAACACAAAAAGGGGTGGGTCTCGCGGGCAATAAAGGTGACGAAACCTGCGGTCAGCGGGCCGGCCGGAGTGCCGGGGTTCGAACGGCATGCCGGAGCAGCCTTTTCTCTTTTGCACCGGATAGGATGAATTTTGTAGTTGTATCGCAAATCAAGTAACCAGAAGCGAATATATCGCTGCCGTGTTGGTGAACTTATGTTGGACACAAAGATGTCGTGCCTGCTCAGAGGCATCGTGGGGGTAATTTTTGGGTTTCTGGCACTTATTGTTCCTGAATTCATCCTTGGAGCGTTTTCCGGCCTTTTTTTAATACTGGTCGGACTCGGTATAGCACTCTTCCTCTTCCTTGCCATAACCTCAAGAAACGATGAAGCGCTCCTCTGGTTCGGGCTTGCAGCAGCGCTGCTTATCATCGGGGTTCTCTCGTTTATCTTCTCAGGATTCGTTTCAATCCTCTTCATCCTGATAATAGCGGCGATTGCCATCTATAACGGTTTCACCGATATCACGCTCGCACTCACGCACCCGAGGACAAAATTCATCCTGATCCCGGCAATGATCGCTACCGGCATCGTCTTTCTCGGCATCCTCTTCTACTACTTCCCGGATTTTGAGAAACACCTGTACCTCTCGATTGTTGCAACGTTTGCCCTGGCCTTTGGTCTCTTCTCGATCATCCTTGGCTATTACAAGTCCGAGAGTCCTGCCGAGTCAACAACCCAGAGTGCAGCCTGCTCGTTTGGCAGCGAGAACATAAAAAAATAAATCCTCTTCCTTTCTGGCCCGCATTTTTTAAATTATCCGGTAGAGCAAAACTATGACGTTCGATGTAGTGGTTGTCGGTGCAGGACCTGCGGGAAGTGCGGCGGCAGGGGAGTGCGCCCGGCTCGGGCTCTCGGTCCTCTGCATCGAAGAGCACGGTACAATCGGCCAGCCGGTCCAGTGCGCCGGCCTTCTCTCGAATGCCGCGTTTGCCGAGTGCCGGGTCTCGGAGAGGCCGGTCCTCAACCGGGTGACCGGGGCACGGCTCGAATCGCCCGGGGGCAGAAGCATCCTTATCGATGCCAGGAAGACCATGGCCTGCGTGGTGGACCGGTGCGCCCTTGACTACGAGATGGCGCAGCAGGCCGCTGACCAGGGTGCGGAGTTCCGGCTCAGGACCGGCGTATACGGGATCCAGGGTGATACCCTCCTGACCCGGGGAGCAAGCGGCCATGAGGAGATCCCGTTCAGGATCCTGATCGCAGCGGACGGCGCACGGAGCAGTATCGCGCGACTCCTCAGGATGGAACGGGCACGAATATTCCTTGCCGGGATCCAGGCCGACATTCCCTGTGCATCGGATCCCCGGTACGTGGGACTCTACCCGGATGCGGCTCCGGACTTCTTTGGCTGGGCTATTCCGGTAACACCGGCCGTAACCCGCATCGGCCTCTGCACCGGATCCCATGTGCCGGAGAGGTTTTTGCAGTTCAGGAGAAAATTCGGAGAGAACTGCCTGCACCTTGTCACCGGCACGCTCCCCATGGGCGTAATGCCCAGAACCTACGGTCACCGCACCCTCTTTGTCGGCGATGCAGCCGGGTTCCCGAAACCAACGTCGGGCGGAGGGATTTACACGGGCGTCAGGTCCGCCCGCCATGCTGCGGCAGTTGCAGCCGAGGCCTGCACAAAGGGCGCGTTCGATGACGGGGTCCTTGCCGGGTACGAGCGGCGCTGGCAGGCCGATTTCGGGAACGAACTCGAACTGGGTTTCCGGCTCCTGGGCATGCGCCAGCACATGACCCGCGAGGATCTCGAGGCGATCATTGCAGCGCTCGATGATCCTGAAATCATCCGGACCATCGAAGAGTACGGGGACATGGACCGGCCGGGAACGGTAGTAAAAAAACTGCTCTTCAGGCCGGGAATGCTCCGGCTCCTCGGCCCCCTGCTTGCAACAGGACTCCGGTCGTTCCTGTAAGAATGCCGGATCCCGGTTTACGGGGTTTCCTTGAGCAGGATATGGCAGCAGTCGCTTTTATTGCCTGAGGGGGATCGGAACGCTCCGTGGGGAACCGTCAGTTCGAACCGGGCGCCTTTCTGGTATTCGCCGGTCTCCTTTATGGTGATCCCCGTGATGGAGAGGATCTCTTTGACAAGGAACAGCCCAAGGCCGGTATTCTTGCCAAAACCTTTTGAGAAGATCTTCTCCTTGTCAAATGGAGGGACTCCCGTTCCATCGTCCTCGATGATGACCGTTGCCGACTCTTTGCCGGCCCGGGCGGATACCCGGATCGTGCTGACCCGGTTCCCGTGCTTGAGGGAGTTCTCCACAAGATTGTAAAAAGCCCGTTCCAGCAGCGGATCGGCAAAGATCTCGATCCCGCCCACATCGGACTGGACGCAAATCTTCTTGATGTCCACGTGGGTGCAGGCATGGAAGAAGGCATCGTGGACGTTCTGCCAGGACGGGGCGGTTGCACCCAGGTTCTGGTACACCCGGGTAAACTCGATGTTCTCGCTGATGGTCCGGACCGTGTCGTTGATCTTCCGGAGATACATGGAGTATTCCGGCTCTTCCGGCCGGTCCCGCACGAGATCGAGATAGCCCCCGATGACCGTCAGCTTGTTCCGGATATCGTGCCGTGTTATCTCCGAGAGCAGGTTGAGTTTCCGGTTCGAGAACTGGAGGGCTTCCTGCGTCATCTGGATCTCGGAGATATTGTGGGCAATGCCCATGATGCACCGGCGTTCCCCATGGTAAATGGCTGTTGCGTTAATGATGACCGGAACCTGCCGGCCGTCCCGGTCGAGAATGGGCAGCATCTGGGAGCCGGAGCCTTCCCGGATCAGCCGTGCGAGATAATCCAGCGATTCGGATCGGAATTCAGGTGGATGCAGCTCGTTGAAATGCAGGGTGCGGATCTCTTCGAGAGTTTTGCCTACAAGCTCCTGGGCTTTCCGGTTCGCTTCGAGCAGCATACCCGTCTCTGCATCGGCAATGAAGATGGCGTCGTTGGCATGATCCATGAGCCCCCGGTTCTTCTCGTTCTCGATCCGGAGCTCGTCCTCGACCCGTTTGCGGTCCGTTATGTCGATGGCCGTAAACGTGATGCCCTGCGAGATATCCCCCGGGATCAGGGGAGCTGAGCTGAGCAGGATATCGAGGATAGTTCCGTCCTTGCGTTTCCACCGGGTCTCGATCTTGGCAAGGCCCCGCTCCAGGATCTGCCGGTCCCGCTCCCTCTGGACAAAGTCAAATTCCTCATCATCAGGATAGATCATCCGGGATTTCTGTCCCGTCAGTTCCTCGGGGGTATACCCGAGTATGTCGCAGAAGTACTGGTTGATCTCGCGGAATTCCTTGTTGACGGAGACGCCGATCCCGCCGGGAGCCGCGGCAAAGATGCTCTTGAGTTCCGCCTGGCGCTCCTCCAGGGATATCTCGTTCTTCTTGCTCTCCGTTATGTCGCGCACCGATTCGATTGCGCCGGCAATGTCCCCGTTCTTGTCATACAACAGGGAAGCTTTTACCTGGAAGACACCGGGTTTTCCCCGGGGGCAGGGTGCATCGGTCTCGGCAACAAGTACGCCTCCCTCCTTCTCGAGGATCGTATAGCCGAGGTCTTTGAGGGTTTCGGACGATTCCAGGATGAGATCGATCAGAATAGGGCGGCGGGTCGGGAAAAATGCAAGCGCATATTCATAATTCCCTTTCCCGATCATGGAGGAGGCAGGAATTCCGCTCATCACTTCGAATGCCTTGTTCCATGCGATAACAACTCCTTCCGTGTTGATCGCAAACGTGGCATCCGGCAGAAAATTGATGATATCGGAAAGGCGCTGTTCGGAATTCCTGAGGGCTTCGACTGCCCGCCTTCGTTCAAGGGCTATCAGGAGCTTGTGCCGGAGTTCGGCAAACTGGGCTTTGGGATCCCCGCCTTTCTGGAGATAAAAATCTGCACCATTGTTGATGGCCTCGATAACAACCTCTTCCCGGCCCCTCCCGGTGAACAGGATGAACGGGATTTGAGCAAAACTGGTCCGGACCTGCTTGAGGAACTCGATCCCGTCCATGACCGGCATCTGGTAATCGGATATGATGGCGTCGAATACATGACTGTTGAGAAGTGCAAGGCCTTCCGCAGCTGAAGAAGCCGTCTGGACGAAAAAATCCCCTCCCCTCTCAAGGAAGATCTTGCCGAGCTGCAGAAGCTCCGGCTCGTCATCCACATAGAGGAGAGTTATCATTCATGTATGGTCTTATGTGACAATGGAAATAATTTTTTTTATGCGTGATTTTTATATAACTTATTATTTATCCCGCGCACCTATAGTCAGGGAGCGGCAATGGCTTTTTTCGCCATGCATAAAAAAATGATCCCCGCCAGGGAGAACAGACATTTTTATAAAGCGCATGGAGAACCCATTCGGAGTGAGACCGAAAAAGAACCTGGCGAACAGATACAGGGACACTCCTGCCCGCCAGCATGTGCCCGGGACGATCCCCCACCGGAGCTGGTGGCAGAAGGATAGACCAAAAAAGGGATCCTGATAATTTCGGCCCCACACCGGCATAATTTTATTCTTTCTTTTCCAAAGGAGCCGCAGGGCAGGCCCGCATCGAGCGGATTATACCGATGATGATCGAGGCTACCGCGATGAACGAGATCCCGATGATGGCATAGATGATGTAACTGAAGTTCTCCTTGACTATCGGCATCTGGCCAAAGAAGAAACCTGCAAGGGTGAAGGCCGATATCCAGAGGATGCCGCCGATGACGTTGTAAGAGAGGAACCAGCGGTACGGCATCTTGCCGACACCGGCAAGGAAGGGGGCAAATGTCCTGATGAACGGGATGAACCGGGCGATAACAATGGTGAACCCCCCGTATTTTTCAAAATACTCGTGGGTCTTCTCAAGATGGTCCTTTTTTACAAAACTGCACTGCATGTCAAAGAGTTTCATCCCGACTTTGTTCCCTATCCAGTAATTTACCGAATCGCCCAGAACGGCTGCAAGGATCAGGGTCCCTATCAGGATCTCAGGATTGAGATACCCGGCACCTGCCAGCGCGCCGGCGACAAAGAGGAGCGAGTCTCCCGGCAGGTACGGCATGACAACGAGACCAGTCTCGCAGAAGATGATCACAAAGAGGATGAGGTAGGTCCAGAAACCGTACGTCTCGATGATCCCCGGCAGGTACTTGTCGAAGTGGAGGACGAGATCGATGAAAGTCGAGAACAGCAGATCCATTTCCGGTTATCTGTGCGTTTGTCTGGCATAAATGAATGCCTTTCCGGGCAGGGTGTTGCACGGGTGCAGAAAAAAGTGCGGGCTTGTACCGGATATCACCCGGGAACAGGCCTGGAATTAAAAATTATTCGGTTTGCCCGGTTTTTCCTGCAGAATACCGGTGATACGCCAGCCTCAGGACAAACCCGACGACAAGGATCGATGCGGAAGCAAGGATGATCCGGATCCACTGTTCAGGGGAGAGCGGTACCGTCCCGAAGATCGCTCCGCCGAACTGGACGATCGCTATCTGGATGAGAACGATCGCCCCCATCACCGCAAAGAAGGTCGGGTTGCCGCGGAAGAAGGCAGGCATCTTCCCGTCAAGGGCGCGGCAGTTGATCCCGTTCCAGACCGCGGCGATGATGAAGGCCGAGAAGAAGACCGTACTCACTTCCGCGGGAGTCTGGCCGCCAAGGAATCCGGTCCCGAGCTGGAGGATACCGGCCAGGATCAGGAACGTTGCCGTCACGATGATCGAGAGCCACATGAACGGCGTGACGATCTTCGCGTCCTGCGGCACGGGCCGGTGGTTCATAAGCCCGCCGTGGGGTGCTTCCGAGCAGAGGGCAAAGGCGGCAAGGGTGTCCATGATGATGTTGATCCAGAGGATCTGGATGATGGAGAACGGCTCGGGAAACCCAAGAAGCGGGGCGATGAAGACAAGGATGCAGGCACAGAAGTTGATCGTGAGCTGGAAGAGGATGAACCGCTGGATGTTCTCGTACAGCGATCGTCCCCACCAGACAGCGCTTGTGATCGACGCAAACGAATCATCAAGAAGAATGATATCGCTTGCCTCCCTTGCAACTTCCGTTCCCGCGATGCCCATCGCAAGGCCGACATCGGCATGTTTGAGGGCGGGGGCATCGTTCGTCCCGTCACCGGTCACGGCAACAACCGCACCGGTCTTCTGGAGGGCCTCGACAAGCAGGAGCTTGTCCATGGGCTCAGCCCGGGCCATCACATCGAGGTTCCGGGCTGCTTCGACCTGCTCCTCTTTGGAAAGGGCCCGGAAGGCTCCCCCGGTCATGACCGTCCCATCCGTTAAGATCCCGGCCTCGCGGGCAATGGCCCGGGCAGTCTCGGGATTATCGCCGGTTACCATCCGCACGCGGATGCCGGCACTGCGACAGGTTGCAACCGACTCGGCGATATGATCCCGGAGGGGATCGCGGATACCAACGAATCCGTCCCAGGTCAGATTCTGCTCGCTCTCGTCGCCGTCCGTGATCTCCCGGTGGGCGAACGCGAGCGTCCGCATGGCCCGCGAAGCAAGGGCACTCACACCGGAGAGATCGGGTTTTTCCGTGCAGAGCGAAGCGATGATCTCGGGGGCGCCCTTGACAAGCAAAAACGATCTGCCTTCGAGCCGGATGACCGTGGACATCCGTTTCCGGTTGCCATCGAAAAGATACTGCTTGGTCACGTGGTTCTCGGCCCGGATCTGCATATAATCGAGCGACTCGGCCCGGAGCCAGCGGAGCAGGGCACCTTCTGTTGAGTTCCCGATCACGATGACTTTTCCGTCGCGCTCATCCAGATGCGCAGTCCCGTTCACTGCAGAATTGAGCGTGATCCATGCGATCGGGGTCTCCGGCAGATCCGAAGGATTCGCCGGTTTGCCGGCAGAGGATTCCACAACCTCCATCTGGTTCTTTGTCAGCGTGCCGGTCTTGTCCGTGCAGATGGTGGTTGCCGACCCGATAGTCTCGCAGGCAATGAGCCTCCTGACAAGACAGTTGGCCCGGGTCATCTTGCGCATGGCAAGCGAGAGCGAGAGCGCAACGCTCATCGGGAGGCCTTCGGGTACGGCGGCGACAACGATCACGACCGCGAGCATGAAGTACTGGAGGACATTGTTGGCCGAATCGAGGTTGAGCCCGGTCACGTCCCCGACCAGAACGCCCCGGATGAAGAGCGTGACGCAGATGAGGACGGCCATGGCGTACCCGAACTTGCTTATCACGCCGGCAAGAGACGTGAGTTTCTGTTCAAGGGGCGTCTCGGTGGCATGGTCGATCCCAAGCGATGCAGCAATCACGCCCATCTGGGCGGAGTCGCCGACTGCTGCAGCAATCATATGCCCTTTTCCGGCGGTGATGAACGCACCCTTGAGAACCTTGTCCCGCACCTCTTTTTTCACCGGCTCCGTCTCTCCCGTAAAGGCGGATTCATCGGAACAGAGGTCGTCGGATAAGAGAACCCAGCCATCCGCCGGGATTGCGTCACCGGCCTCGAGAAGGATCAGGTCGCCGACAACGATCTCCCGCGAGGGAACCGAGGCTGCATGACCATTGCGGATCACCTTGACCGCAACATCGTCCCGGTGCGCGTTGAGGACATCGAACTCCCGGCTGCTCCGGTACTCGTTGAAGAACGCAATGCCGGTTGCAAGAAGAACAGCGACAATGATCCCGATGGTGTCGAGGAACCCGCTTCCCTTGATCACCGATACGATCAGGGAGACGGCAACAGCAAAGAGCAGGATCCTTATGATCGGGTCGTTGAATTTTTCCAAGTACTGTTTCCAGAGCGGCTCGCGTACCGGGGGGGTCATGGCATTGGCGCCATAACTTGCGCGGAGGCGCGGCGCATCCTGTGCGGTTATACCGGAGGTACCCGTGAGGGTAGCAAGTTCATCAAGAGGAATGAGGGCGGGTTCTTTCATACAGGTTCCACGCGGGACAATTGGGTGAACAGAATGGGTGTTTGGAGATAATAGCAGTTCGTCAGATCCGCGTGCGTCCCGGGCTGCCCGGTACGAGAGGGTTCGCGGCATAAAGGTCTGCCGTCTTTGGGCAATACCGGATCCTGCAGGGCTTGCTGCGAAAATTTGGGATGATACCAAACATTCATGAGCAGCGCCGGATAACTTCCATGCATGGAAATCCGCAACGGCCTTGAACTCTCTCCAAGGAAATCCGCGTACATCCGGTACATCCACGAGAAAGGGGGACCGGTCCGGACAAGCGAGATCGCATCGCGCTTCAGCGTCGATCCCTCGACGGTTACAAAAACGATCGGCGAACTGGTCGAGAGCGGCCTCCTCACCCACACTCCCTATTACGGGGTCCGGCTCTCTGATGACGGACGGTCGTACGCCGGGTTTCTCGTTAAAAGGCACCGGATCCTCTCGCTCGTCTTCACCCATTACGGCCTCTCGGACGAGCAGGCTTGCGAAGAAGTTTCGCGGTTCGAGAGTCTCGTCTCCAAGGATGCCATCGACCGGATGTGCC from uncultured Methanoregula sp. harbors:
- a CDS encoding VTT domain-containing protein — encoded protein: MDLLFSTFIDLVLHFDKYLPGIIETYGFWTYLILFVIIFCETGLVVMPYLPGDSLLFVAGALAGAGYLNPEILIGTLILAAVLGDSVNYWIGNKVGMKLFDMQCSFVKKDHLEKTHEYFEKYGGFTIVIARFIPFIRTFAPFLAGVGKMPYRWFLSYNVIGGILWISAFTLAGFFFGQMPIVKENFSYIIYAIIGISFIAVASIIIGIIRSMRACPAAPLEKKE
- a CDS encoding calcium-translocating P-type ATPase, PMCA-type, giving the protein MKEPALIPLDELATLTGTSGITAQDAPRLRASYGANAMTPPVREPLWKQYLEKFNDPIIRILLFAVAVSLIVSVIKGSGFLDTIGIIVAVLLATGIAFFNEYRSSREFDVLNAHRDDVAVKVIRNGHAASVPSREIVVGDLILLEAGDAIPADGWVLLSDDLCSDESAFTGETEPVKKEVRDKVLKGAFITAGKGHMIAAAVGDSAQMGVIAASLGIDHATETPLEQKLTSLAGVISKFGYAMAVLICVTLFIRGVLVGDVTGLNLDSANNVLQYFMLAVVIVVAAVPEGLPMSVALSLSLAMRKMTRANCLVRRLIACETIGSATTICTDKTGTLTKNQMEVVESSAGKPANPSDLPETPIAWITLNSAVNGTAHLDERDGKVIVIGNSTEGALLRWLRAESLDYMQIRAENHVTKQYLFDGNRKRMSTVIRLEGRSFLLVKGAPEIIASLCTEKPDLSGVSALASRAMRTLAFAHREITDGDESEQNLTWDGFVGIRDPLRDHIAESVATCRSAGIRVRMVTGDNPETARAIAREAGILTDGTVMTGGAFRALSKEEQVEAARNLDVMARAEPMDKLLLVEALQKTGAVVAVTGDGTNDAPALKHADVGLAMGIAGTEVAREASDIILLDDSFASITSAVWWGRSLYENIQRFILFQLTINFCACILVFIAPLLGFPEPFSIIQILWINIIMDTLAAFALCSEAPHGGLMNHRPVPQDAKIVTPFMWLSIIVTATFLILAGILQLGTGFLGGQTPAEVSTVFFSAFIIAAVWNGINCRALDGKMPAFFRGNPTFFAVMGAIVLIQIAIVQFGGAIFGTVPLSPEQWIRIILASASILVVGFVLRLAYHRYSAGKTGQTE
- a CDS encoding metal-dependent transcriptional regulator encodes the protein MEIRNGLELSPRKSAYIRYIHEKGGPVRTSEIASRFSVDPSTVTKTIGELVESGLLTHTPYYGVRLSDDGRSYAGFLVKRHRILSLVFTHYGLSDEQACEEVSRFESLVSKDAIDRMCHAMGHPRQSVCGEITHDHGCLDHVR